Proteins encoded in a region of the Zea mays cultivar B73 chromosome 2, Zm-B73-REFERENCE-NAM-5.0, whole genome shotgun sequence genome:
- the LOC103646387 gene encoding serine carboxypeptidase-like 7: MQSTAAMRSGGGGNKRSLLLLLSAWWLLLGSLVAQLPAARGGSGHVVTRMPGFDGPLPFHLETGYVEVDEQLGVQLFYYFVRSEKDDPGEDPLLLWLSGGPGCSGLSGLAYEIGPFHFDARGYRGGFPTLLYRPETWTKVSNIIFMDSPVGTGFSYATSDEGLKSSDTQAVRQLAIFLRKWLEEHPEFLPNPLYIGGDSYGGMIVPALALQIHTSTELGENPSFNLKGYVTGNPVTDSQFDTDGVVPFLHGMGLIPYEFYENAREMCGGKYSDAASVACAEVTRAIANITSAVNREHVLEPACPDDDDDELFGPKTTMAETDGGTSRRLMLQSADYFLPAGFKCRRASYVLSRVWANDETVQESLGVRKGTIGAWKRCNQDILYNQNVQSVVPYHSRLAAKGYRALIYSGDHDRIVPFVGTQAWIRYLNLTVVDDWRPWYVGGQVAGFTRNSGNLIYATVKGAGHTAPEYKPTECQTMFRKWVSRDPL; the protein is encoded by the exons ATGCAGTCGACGGCGGCCAtgcggagcggcggcggcggcaataAGCgcagcctgctgctgctgctgtcggCGTGGTGGCTACTCCTCGGCAGCCTCGTCGCCCAGCTCCCGGCGGCCCGCGGCGGCAGCGGCCACGTCGTCACGCGCATGCCCGGGTTCGACGGGCCCCTCCCGTTCCACCTCGAGACAGG GTACGTGGAGGTGGACGAGCAGCTCGGCGTGCAGCTCTTCTACTACTTCGTGCGGTCGGAGAAGGACGACCCCGGCGAGGACCCGCTGCTGCTGTGGCTGTCCGGCGGCCCTGGCTGCTCCGGCCTCTCCGGCCTCGCCTACGAGATAG GGCCCTTCCATTTTGATGCTCGAGGGTACAGGGGCGGGTTTCCTACCCTTCTCTACCGACCCGAGACGTGGACCAAG GTGAGCAACATCATATTTATGGATTCTCCGGTGGGGACTGGGTTCTCGTACGCCACGTCGGATGAGGGGCTCAAGTCCAGTGACACTCAGGCTGTCAGGCAGCTAGCCATTTTTCTCAGAAAG TGGCTTGAAGAGCATCCCGAGTTCCTGCCGAACCCGCTCTACATCGGTGGAGATTCATACGGCGGCATGATTGTTCCTGCTCTTGCACTACAAATACACACAA GTACAGAACTCGGTGAAAACCCATCCTTCAACCTCAAG GGCTACGTTACTGGCAACCCGGTGACGGATAGCCAGTTCGACACGGACGGCGTGGTTCCGTTCCTTCACGGCATGGGACTGATACCATACGAGTTTTATGAG AACGCTCGCGAGATGTGTGGTGGAAAGTACAGTGATGCAGCCAGTGTTGCGTGCGCGGAGGTCACCCGAGCTATAGCCAAC ATCACGTCGGCTGTCAACCGGGAACACGTCCTGGAGCCTGCTTGcccggacgacgacgacgacgagctgTTCGGCCCCAAAACTACCATGGCGGAGACAGATGGCGGCACGAGTCGTAGGCTGATGCTGCAGTCGGCAGACTATTTCCTGCCAGCTGGGTTCAAATGTAGA AGAGCTTCGTACGTCCTATCCCGCGTCTGGGCAAACGACGAAACGGTTCAGGAGAGCCTCGGTGTCCGCAAG GGGACAATCGGAGCGTGGAAACGATGCAACCAGGACATACTTTACAACCAGAACGTCCAAAGTGTAGTGCCGTACCATTCGAGGCTAGCCGCGAAAGGGTACAGGGCGCTGATATACAG CGGCGATCACGATCGTATCGTACCCTTCGTTGGCACACAAGCATGGATTAGGTATCTCAACTTGACCGTTGTAGATGACTGGCGACCATGGTATGTTGGTGGCCAAGTTGCCGG ATTCACAAGGAACTCAGGCAACCTAATATATGCAACTGTGAAG GGCGCTGGGCATACTGCACCGGAGTACAAGCCCACGGAGTGCCAAACGATGTTTAGGAAATGGGTTTCACGGGATCCTCTCTGA